The nucleotide window TATCGTTTCTTGTGTAACTGTAACAGTTCCCGCCACAACCGCCAATTTAGGACCGGGTTTTGATTGTATTGGCGCAGCTTTGACGCTTTACAACGAGTTTAAATTCACTCGTCTTGACAGTGGGGTAATTATCTCTGTCACGGGTACGGGGGCCCAAACCGTTAAAACTGATGAGAGTAATCTAGTTTATCAGGCGTTTGTGACTTTCTACCAACACTTGCAGCAGACACCGCCACCTGTAAAAATCGAGATTAAAATGGATGTACCATTGGCACGGGGTTTAGGTAGTTCGGCAACAGCGATTGTTGGTGGATTAATTGGTGCTAATTTGTTGGCAGGTGAACCTTTAAGTCAGTCGCAGGTGATGGAGTTAGCGATCGCTATCGAAGGACATCCCGATAATGTCGTTCCCGCTTTGTTGGGTGGATGTCGTCTTGCTGCGACTGCTGACAACGCTTGGGAGATTTGTGAAATTCCCTGGCACAATCATCTTGTCCCAGTGGTAGCGATTCCTGATTTTGAGCTTTCAACTAAAGAAGCGCGGCAAGTTTTGCCAACTCAAGTAAGTCGTGCGGATGCAATTTTCAATACTGCACACTTGGGCTTATTGTTGCGCGGTTTGGAAACTGCCAACAATAATTGGTTAAAAACCGCTTTACAAGATAAGTTACATCAACCTTATCGAAAAGCGCTAATTCCGGGGTACGATGCTGTAAATTCAGCTGCGCTTGCTACTGGCGCTTATGGCATGGTAATTAGTGGTGCAGGACCGACGCTTTTAGCCTTGACGGATGAGTTGCATTCACAAGCTGTTGCGACAGCGATGACTGCTGCTTGGAAGCAACAAGGAATAAGTGCGATTGTGCGATCGCTTTCTCTTGATACTCAAGGTGCAATTCTCACTATTAAACCATAAAATTCCCCAGATATCTTACACTCACTTAAAACTCAGGACTTTATTATGGAGCAAATACAAGCAGAAATTGCAGCGATTCGCGATTCAATTGATGCTCTTCAAGAGGAACGCGCTACTCTGACTATTAATGATGTAGTGATAAGTAACGAAAATTCTTCACCCCAGGCAATAGCTGAAGCTTACCGCCATCATGCCAGGGAAACAGCCCAAATCTCAACGGAGATTAAGGGAATAGATGATGCGATCGCTGCTTTGAAAGCTGAATTACAAAATAAACAAGCTCAGTTAAACTCTTTTTCTAACCTACAACAATCGCCCCAAGAACAGCTAGAGTCTGCTAAAAGTCTCGCTAAAGTTCATGCTGAACGCATTAATCAACTAGCTGGGGAACTTGCAGCGGAAATACGAATCCTCAAAGCTTGTGCCGATCGCATTAGTCCAATGTATTGGCAAGTTTATTACAAACCGTTTATTACTGGCTTCAAAACTATATCCGTTCCCCATGTCCGCTCATATTCTGATGTTTGGACAATTGTCAACCGTATAGTTTAGAGCTTAATTAGTATTTTTTATTTTTTCATACATCCCAATCAGCCTAAACATCCTCCTGAAGACAGAATTTATATTAACAATCTTAACGGTAGCGATCGCTACCACTTTTTATTGACTTAACAAAACTTCACTATTAGAATAAATTCATCGGTATAAATGAGTATTTATTCTTATTTTTGCCCATAATTTGATTGTCTAGGGAAAAATAACATTTACAAAACTATAAATTGCTTAATATAATGTAATCAAAAGAGAAAAAACAAATTGATTGTCAGTGATGAATGCCGTTGAATTTCCTTGGTTAACAACCATAGTTCTCTTGCCTTTAGTGGCTACCCTAGCCATCCCTGTTATCCCAGATAAAGACGGCAAAACCGTCCGGTGGTATGGTTTGGGGATAGCGATCGCCGACTTTGCCTTAATGATTTATGCCTTGTGGCAAAACTACGATTTTCAAAGTTCAACATTCCAGCTTGTAGAAAGCTATCCTTGGATACCGCAGTTGAATTTGAATTGGTCACTAGCACTAGATGGTCTGTCGATGCCTTTGATACTGCTGACAGGCTTAATTAATACCCTCGCAATATTCGCGGCTTGGAAAGTAACAAACAAGCCGCGTTTGTTTTATGGGCTAATGTTGGCAATGTACAGTGCCCAGCTTGGCGTGTTTCTCGCTCAGGATTTGCTGTTATTCTTTTTGATGTGGGAAATCGAATTAGTGCCGGTGTACCTGCTTATTTCCATCTGGGGAGGACAGAAACGGCAATATGCAGCTACTAAATTTATTCTTTACACAGCTGCTGCATCAATATTTATTTTAATTGCGGGTTTTGCGATCGCATTCTCTGGAGATAGCGTCACCTTTGACATGGCAACTCTGGGAATGAAGCAATATCCCAAAGCTATAGAAATGTTGGCTTACGCAGGTTTCTTAATTGCCTTCGGGGTAAAGCTGCCGATTTTCCCTTTGCACACTTGGCTACCTGATGCCCACGGTGAAGCATCAGCACCAGGCTCGATGATTTTAGCAGGCGTATTGTTGAAGATGGGAGGATATGCCCTCATCCGCATCAATATGGAAATGCTGCCTAATGCTCATGTTTACTTTGCTCCAGTGCTGGCAATTTTGGGTGTAGTCAACATTGTTTACGGTGCTTGTTGCGCTTTTGCCCAAACTAATCTTAAGCGTCGTTTAGCTTACTCTTCGATCGCCCACATGGGGTTTGTGCTGATTGGCATCGCTTCCTACACTGAAATTGGTATGAGTGGTGCAGTGTTACAGATGCTTTCTCACGGTTTAATTGCCGCTAGCTTGTTCTTCCTTTCAGGGGTAACTTACGAACGCACCCACACCTTGATGATGGACAAAATGGGTGGGATGGCAAAAGTAATGCCCAGAACCTTTGCGGTATTTACCGCTGGTGCAATGGCTTCTCTGGCTTTACCTGGAATGAGTGGCTTTGTTGGTGAGTTGATGGTATTTCTCGGTATAGCTTCGAGTGACGTTTACAGTTCTAGCTTCAAAGTTGTAGTCGTTTTGCTATCAGCCGTGGGCGTGATTTTGACTCCGATTTACTTGCTGTCGATGCTGCGTCAAGTCTTCTACGGTAAGCAAAATGAAGAGTTACATTTAGATGCTACACTACCTGATATCAAGCCTCGCGAGTTATTTATTACTGCTTGTCTGCTGCTTCCCATCATCGGTATCGGCTTTTATCCTAAGTTAGCAACGCAGACTTATGATGTTAAGGCAGTGGAAGTTGCAACTCATGCGCGTCAGGTTTTGCCAGTATTCGCCGAGCAACAGCCATCAAGTCTCTACTCTCGTATTTTTACTTCTCCGACATTGGCTGATTCTCAAATTGAAAGTTTAGTTAATATTGCTGAGTAAATATAAGTTTCATTCAGGGTGCTGCAAGTAAATTCTATAACAGGGGAATGTGGGGGTGATTTTGCAATCATCCCCACAACTTTTTGGGATGATTATTTTACGCAAAGGCGCAAAGGAATAAGAATTTAACAGGACTTTTTCCGTATTTATCAAGAAATGTAAAGAGATCGTGCATCAGGCGATCGCCTTGAAATGAAAATTGATTTTGAAACAATACAGTAGTCGTTTCAAAAATGAAAAACAGTATCTTTAAGTGGGTTATCATCTGTGCTTTGTGTGTTATCTTCGCAACTTCGCTCCCTGTCTTTGGTCAGGGTAAGAACACACATTCTTTTACAAACTCAACTCTCAAAAACCAAACCGAAAAGGCGTTTCCCAATTTTCCCAAGGCATACTTTGGTTCGGGAAGATTTAAGGAGGTCGGCAATCCCCAAAATCAACTGGTGTCCACGTATCAGTTCGATATAAAGCAGGGCATCAACCGCGAACTTGCCTACTATATTGACAAGGAGGTTCTGATCTACAACGTATATGACCTCGATTCATCTGATGGTACAGACCCGGACAAAGAGTACTTCATCCAAAAAGATCCAAACACCGGGGTAACTACCTGTACCCTCAACCCCTTACCATTGCCTAATGTCTTCAGTCGTGACTGGTGGTTGGCAAACAACATGGTTTACAAGGGCACAACCACCATCAACGGTTTCGCTGTTGATTGCTGGACCGGCGTTATTCCCGGAACGGAGATACCCGTTCGGTTCTGCAATCGCTCGGACAAGTACCCCGAATTTGCTCCTATTCTCAAGAAAATTGCAACCTTCGAGTTCTACGATCACTACGGCGAGTATAGGGAGGAAGGAAGCTACCCCACTGACTTTTTCAAGGTGCCGGAAGTGTGCGATGCCAACAGCTAACAACATTTAAAGATTGTCTAGGGAAGCAAGCGCTCCTGGCGCTATAAGCCCACCGTGCCCGTGCCATCACGCACCATGCCTTAACAGTACTTAACCGCAGTAGTTTCTTTAATATCAAATTTGTTTGTATCGGAATTATTTCTTTTTCTTCTGCCTCTGCGGTTTTTTAATTATTCAGATTAAGCGGATTTGATATAATATCACGTCATTCAATAGAGACGTTCCGCCGGAACGTCTCTACAATATGTGTTATTTGGCAGACATGGTACTGCTTCTGTGTACGTTTTTGGGAAAAATAGCGATCGCCTCATCTACAGCCAAATCCCAGAATGCACAAAAATGCTCAATCGCTACAATCAAAAATATGTACTTTTTCTACATTTATTCTCTAAAAGTATAAAATCGTATATTTTGTCGCATTTGTCATTATTAACCTAAGCTATTCATTAAACCTATCTATAGGGGGATGAAAACGGGAACGTTTTTAATCAAGCCAACGTCACTTGTGGCTGTTTGGGCTATAATCACAGCCGAAACAGTCGCGCACAAGAAAGGCAAACAGTAAATTACTGACGTTGCCCTTAAAAATTCTATTTCATTTTGCCCACAGCTAGCCCCAAATATAGGTCTTCTTACGCCATGCTTAATGTATCTGCTGATAATTATCAACAAAAACAACTAATTGACGCCTCTTTTTGGCACATTATTGAAACAGAGTTCGAGCCGAAAGCGTTACACCACAAAGAAACTGTCTTTACCCTTGGTAACGGTTACTTGGGCACGCGGGGAAGTTTCGAGGAAGGTTATCCCGAAGATTGCCCAGCCACACTAATTCATGGTGTGTATGATGATACAAGCATTGCCTACACGGAACTTGTCAACTGTCCAAGCTGGTTGCCTTTAGTGGTGAAAGTGGCAGGCGATCGCTTTAGTATGGATAGTGGTGAAATCCTCAAATACGAACGTCGGCTGGATATGCGTTTGGGTATAGTTAGCCGTGATGTGAGATGGCGATCGCCTAACGGTCATACTTTAGATTTTCACTTTGAGCGTTTTGCTTCTTTAGCAGATCAACATGTTTTGGCAATCCGTTGTCAAATCACATCAATAGATTTTGCAGGTGATATCGAAGTTGAATTTCAGTTTAACGCAGAACAAGATACCCAAGGTGTAAAACACTGGCAAACTCTCAACCAAGGTAGCGCTGATAATACTATCTGGCTACACAGCCAAACTCTTCACTCAGAAATTCAATTGGGGATGGCTGCTAAGTTGGTGGTGAAGGAAGACAAGGAGAATTCTTCCCCCACTTTTGTAGAGACGCGATTAATCGCGTCTCTACTTCCCACCTCTCCATCTACCTGTTTGCAATTACAGCCAAAGCAAACGGTAACTGTAGAAAAGATTGTTACAGTGTTTACTTCCAGGGAAACTGAAAAGCCGATGGAAGCTGCGCTGCAACGGTTAGCTGATGAACCTTGTTACAGCACATTGCTAGCGGCTCACATCACCGCTTGGGATCAAGTTTGGCAAGACAATGACATAATTATTGAAGGCGACAGCGAGGCTCAACTCAGCATCCGTTACAATCTTTTTCAATTGCTGGCAGTTGCACCGCGTCACGACGACAAAGTAAGCATTCCTCCCAAAACCCTCTCTGGTTTCGCTTATCGCGGACATATTTTTTGGGATACAGAAATTTTTATATTGCCCTTGTTGACTTTAACTCAACCCGCCTTGGCGCGTAACTTGCTTACCTACCGTTACCACAGTTTACCAGGAGCGCGACGCAAAGCTCAAGAAGCTGGATACAAAGGGGCAATGTATGCGTGGGAAAGTGCCACAACTGGGGATGAAGTTACTCCGCGCTGGGTTCCCGATCCCAATGGCAATTTAGTTCGCATTTGGTGCGGTGACATTGAAGTGCATATCACAGCTGATGTAGCTTATGCAGTTTGGCAATACTGGCAGATTACCGGCGATGATGAGTGGATGCGCGATTATGGTGCGGAAATTATTTTAGATACGGCTGTTTTCTGGGAAAGTCGGGTTGAATGGAATCAACAGCGCCAATGTTACGATATTCGTGATGTGATTGGACCTGATGAAAATCACGATCGCGTCGATAATAATGCTTTCACCAATTTGATGGTGCAATGGCATTTACAATCAGCTTTGGAGATGTGGGACTGGCTAAAACAAGCTTATCCCGATACCTGGGCACATCTGGGGCAACAACTCGATTTAGTTAGTGAAAGATTGCAACGCTGGGCTGATATACGAGAGCATATATTTGTTAATCAAGATGCACAAACTGGCTTGATTGAGCAATTTGAAGGCTTTTTCGGGCTAGAACATGTCAACTTAGAAGACTACGAACCTCGCACCAAATCTATGCAAGGGTTGCTGGGAATTGAAGCCACCAGCGAAAAGCAAATCCTCAAACAGCCTGATGTGTTGATGTTATTGTATTTGCTGCGCGACCGCTATGACTACAAAACCCTCGCTAGCAATTGGGACTATTACAACCCCCGCACCGACCACACTTATGGTTCTTCTCTGGGTCCTGCAATTAACGCCATTTTAGCTTGCGACCTCAACCAAACAACCGAAGCATACACTCACTTTCAGCGGGCAGCGTTGGTAGACTTGGAAGATGTCCGACGTAACGCAGGTGAAGGAGTTCACGCAGCCAGTGCTGGTGGAGTTTGGCAAGCTGTGATTTTCGGGTTTGGCGGTATCCGCATGACTCAATTTGGTCCTGTAGCTTGTCCTAATTTACCACCTAATTGGACACGCCTCAAGTTTCGCTTGCAATGGCGCAATGAGTGGTATGACTTTGATTTGAAAGCCGATGAAGTTGCTTTTCAAGAAGATAGAGAAAATTCTTCCCCCCTCTTTCCCACTGCCGATTCCCCCTTTCAAATTCAGGGTGTCATTTTTGACTTAGATGGCGTTTTAACTGATACCTCAGAGTTTCACTATTTAGGTTGGAAGCGACTAGCAGATGAGGAGGGTATTCCTTTTGACCGCGAGGCAAATGAAGCGATGCGAGGATTACCGCGTCGAGAATCGCTATTGCATATATTAGGCGATCGCCCGACAACCGAAGAGCAAATTCAGGAGATGATGGAACGTAAAAACCGCTACTACCTCGAATTCATGCACACTATCAAGCCAGATAATCTGCTGCCTGGAGTAGCGAATTTATTACAGGAATTGCGAGATGCTGGGGTTAAAGTCGCTTTAGGTTCATCTAGTAAAAATGCCCAAACTGTCATTGATCGCTTGGGTATTGCTGATAAATTAGATGTTGTAGCTGATGGTTACAGCGTCTCCCAACCGAAACCAGCACCAGATGTATTTCTATTCGCAGCCGAAAAATTAGGGCTTTCACCCTCCGAGTGTGTGGTGGTGGAAGACGCAAGCGCAGGTGTAGAAGGTGCGCTTGTTGCGGGAATGCGAGCTGTTGGGCTTGGTCCTGTGGAAAGAGTAGGTAAAGCGCATGTTGTCTTACCCAGTTTGGAAAACGTTTGCTGGCAAGATTTACAGCAGCAAATAGTTACAAGCGATAACCAAGCTGTACTTGTAGGTGGAATGGCAAGATAAGGAAGTAGGGGAGAGGGGGGGACGACTTGGGGAGTATTATTCAAAAATTCTCCTTGTCTCCCTTGTCTCCCTTGTCTCCTTGTCTTTTTGTCTCCTCATCCCCCTCATCTCCTACCGCGATCCAATGGTAAATCCTAAGTAATTTCCGAGCTTACTCCCTCTTGACTATTAGGACATCTCAGTATATTTTATTAGTAATGTAAGTGGGTAAAATCGCCTAATTCAATCTAGCCAACCTAGATTAGAAGCGGAGGAACCAGTAATTGGGGCGAATCTCTTTTTGGAGAAAGACACCTTCCAGTCTTAGCCCGTCAGCTAACTCCGTCGGCATTGGGAGGAGTACCTTTGACATAAGCTTGCTGTAAGCATTTGTCTTTTTGCTCTTCTAACTGGCATCACTGTTATTATTGGCAGTGATGTATTCTGTTTTTTCACCCACCTCGCCAACCGCCACAAATACACGGAGGCTAGGATGATTAATTACAAACAGTCAATTGTAGAATCGAAGAAAGAGTTGAACGGCGTTAGTGTTGATTATACTGAGTCGGAAGAAAATCAGTATGAGGAGTCATTCTCTTTTCTCACAGAAGCTGAAGCACTGAACTTCGGTAAAGTTTGCATTGAACGATTAATCAAATTAAAGTCTAAATCCATCAATAAAGCGTATTTATAGCTGGTAAAACACGGATAATGTTTTGCAGCGCTTTGGTTAGAGAATAAGGCGATCGCCATAATGAAGAGCGTGTTTCACAAAGGAGATATAAATGCCCATTAAAAATCGTACTTTCTTTACAGATGTAGAATTTTTCCCTGATTACAATTTTCAACTAATTGGCGAATGTGCTGGCAAAAAACTTTTACTAATTGGCAGAACCAAAGCTTACGGCGATCCAATTGTAGCAACAAGTCAAACAGACAAGCCAAGTCACGAAGATTTATATGCCTCTGACCTCTACGAATTGATGAAGATTAGCCAAGAACAAATCAAGGTTACAGGGCTTTCTTGATCGTGATGGCATTAATAAAGGTTTAACGAAAGCGCTTATTGTGGGTACTGTCAACTTAACAAACACTCGTGCTAGATGATTGAGAACAAATTTAAATCACGGTACGTGTCAAGCTGGTATTTTTCAGGTATATCAGCTTTCGGTTAAGTTGACAATACTTTTTTTTAGTTCTTTTCCCTGACAACGTTAATAAAATTAAGATTAATAGTCTCTAAAAATTGAAGTCAAGCGTTTGTGATGTGTTAACCACTCTTGACAAACTTCTTTAGTAAGTTCTATCTCTTTTTCAGTCAAAAGCTCATCTGGTTTTTCCAAAGCTAAAATCTGAGCAACTTGTGCAGCTTTTTGGTAGTTTACGCCACATTTGATTAGCTCTGTGTGAAATAATTCCTTTTTCTTTTCAACTGATATAAAAAATTTTCGTTGCATAGATGGAAAAAAAGGTATCTAAGAATAAATTTGGCAATTTATATAAGATTTGACACCTGCCGTAAGAAAGATAAGCATTTTATGCATTGAGTAAAGGTTTGTCTTATTTAATCTGATACAAACCTTGATTTTTCTTGGCAATAAAAAACCTCGGTGCGATGATCCGAGGTTTGTAGGAGAAGTTCAAATCTCAATAAGAGATATTGATTTCTGAGATTATGTTAATAAATATAACAAGTTTGATAAAATCGAACTACGATGAGCATACAGAATATTCTATACAAATCATAAGAAATAGTTATATGTAGATAGATGATGTTTTCACTTAGATTTAGTAGCAGCGATCGCTCTAGAAATGTAAAGTGCGCTCTTCTTTACGGTGCGTAATAGTTCGTAAGGCACGCGAAAAATGTTCAGCGATTAGGGCAGGTAACAGGAGCAGACACAAAATTAGTAGGATTAGACACAGAGGAAATCAGCGTTATTTCCCCCTTGTCGTTGGTTACCCAGCCAGTTGCAGGTACGATTGCGATCGCCTTAGGTTTAGATGATGGTTTAGCAGCAGGTGTCTTGGGTTTAGGCTGCTGGGCTGTCGTAGCCAGAAGGCGAGTATCTGACCATACTACATCAGGGCTGAGGAAATCGTCAGGGCTGGGTGGAAAACCACCGCGTCCGGTGACAGTAAATTTACTGCCCCCTTCGTCAGCAAAAGCAGCACAGCTAGAGGAAACTAGCCCAGGAGTACTAACTACAGATGCAGGCAGTTTTATCAGTCCTTCAGTGGAATCTATATCGGGTGTATTGATTTGCACAGTGCCATTTAACTCAGGATTTGCCCCAGTTGCGGTGATAGTACTGTCGGGGGAGAGAATAAAGCCTTGAGTCGTGATGATTACCCGACCCCCACGATAGTTAGCAGAATTTGCCCTGATGTTGCTACTTTCGACGGCGGCTAAAACATCGGTGTTAACGTTAATGTTGCCACCGATGACATTGCTGCCTGTAGCGTTGGTGGTGATGTTGCTGCCACGAGTTAAGATTAAATCTCTGGAACGTAAGGTGATAGTTGCTTGCTCTCGATTTGGGTCAATGCTGTTGCTGCGGGTGTCAGCAGTTACGAGGGCGTTATTGTCTAAACGAACAGAGCGAGCATTTACTGTTAAATTGCCTGCTGTACCTGTTCCTAAACTTCTCACAGATATTGTTGCTTCATCTTTTACCAGCAACTGTTGAGTATTAAGCGTCAAGTCTCCAGCATTTCCTGTTGAGCCTGGGTTAGCTTGAGCAGACAAGCCGCTGCCAGAACCAATCAGTTGCACTCCTTGAGCCGTAAGGGTCAAATTTCCCCCTTTACCTGCACCAAATGTTCCAGCATTTACTCTTGCCCCATCTCGCACCAGCAACTGTTGAGTATTAAGCGTCAGGTCGCCGGCATTCCCTGTTAAGCCTGGGTTAGCTTGAGTAAACAAGCCACTGGAACCAATCAGTTGCACGTTGTTAGCAGTAAGAGTTAAATTTCCTCCATTGCCTGCACCAAATGTGCTAGCACTTACTTGTGCCCGATCTTGCACTAGCAACTGTTGTGTATTAATTGTCAGGTTACCGGCATTCCCTGTTGAGCCTGCCTCAGCTTGAGCAGACAAGGCGCTGGTAAACTGACCATCAGCAGAAGTACCAATTAATTGTACGCTGTCAGCAGTAACGGTCAAATTCCCCCCATTTCCCGCACCAGAAGTGCCAGCACTAACTTGTGCCCCATCTCGCACTAGCAACTGTTGTGTATTAATCCTCAGGTTGCCAGCATTGCCTATTAAGCCTGGAGCTGCACTAGTAAACAAGCCGCTGGGAAACTGACCATCAGCAGAAGTACCAATCAATTGTACGCTGTCAGCAGTAACGGTCAAATTCCCCCCATTTCCCGCACCAAAAGTGCCAGCACTAACTTGTGCCCCATCTCGCACTAGCAACTGTTGTGTATTAATCCTCAGGTCTCCGGAATTCCCTGTTGAGCTTGGAGCTGCACTAGTAAACAAGCCGCTAGGAAACTGACCATCAGCAGAAGTACCAATTAATTGTACGCTGTCAGCAGTAACGGTCAAATTACCCGCATTGCCTGCACCAAATGTGTCAGTATTTATTTGTGCCCCATCTTGCACCAGCAATTGTTGGGTATTGATTATTAAATTACCCCCCTTCCCCAATGCTTGCGGTAGCGCAACATTAAAGATATTGCTGTTTTCCCCAACAACTTTTATTTCTCCTGTGGCATTAAGCGTAATGTCCCCCGCAACAGAGTCAACCGTCCCTAAACCTTGGTCTATACCAGCCAAAAGGTTACTGTCTCCCAAAATATCTAGATTGCGGGCGTTGACTGCAATACTACCGCCACCTCCAGCTAGAACATTAACTTCAGTGCCATTGTTAAGTGACACATCTGCTCGTGCCGCTGCATCGGGAAAACTCAAACTTAGATTATTACCAACAACATTTAACCCCACCGTTCCTGCTGCTGCTAATCCTCCCAACTCGACGCGATTTCCCGGAGTCCGTAAAATTGTATCATCCAGGGATACATTACCTCCCACCAGCGCAAAGTCGCTAAAGTTGTTCGTGTCTCCAGCAGAGAGAAACGAAGATTGTACACTAATATTCCCTGCTCCTTGCGTCAACCCCAAACCAATGGGTGCAGTTATCGTTAGTAGGGCAGTTGGATCGGTTGTACTAAATTGCGTTCCATCTTGAAAGTTAAGTCTGCTAGCGGTAGTTCCTAAAAAAGCACCACCAACATTTAGTGTTGCACCTCGACCAAATATAATGCCGTTAGGGTTGAGTAGAAAGAAATTAGCAGGATTGCTAGTTTGAATTGTCCCGTTGATGTTGGAGATAAAAGGCGCTCCTACCCCGGTGACGCGAACAATTACATTATTAATTGCGGGGATAGTTAGGAAATTAGCTACATCAGCAGAATTTGGCAGGGAGAATTGTAAAAAACTGTGGAATAAATTGCTTCCTCTTTGCGTTCCTCTGTCAATATTGCTGATG belongs to Tolypothrix sp. NIES-4075 and includes:
- the thrB gene encoding homoserine kinase, with translation MSIVSCVTVTVPATTANLGPGFDCIGAALTLYNEFKFTRLDSGVIISVTGTGAQTVKTDESNLVYQAFVTFYQHLQQTPPPVKIEIKMDVPLARGLGSSATAIVGGLIGANLLAGEPLSQSQVMELAIAIEGHPDNVVPALLGGCRLAATADNAWEICEIPWHNHLVPVVAIPDFELSTKEARQVLPTQVSRADAIFNTAHLGLLLRGLETANNNWLKTALQDKLHQPYRKALIPGYDAVNSAALATGAYGMVISGAGPTLLALTDELHSQAVATAMTAAWKQQGISAIVRSLSLDTQGAILTIKP
- a CDS encoding NAD(P)H-quinone oxidoreductase subunit 4, coding for MNAVEFPWLTTIVLLPLVATLAIPVIPDKDGKTVRWYGLGIAIADFALMIYALWQNYDFQSSTFQLVESYPWIPQLNLNWSLALDGLSMPLILLTGLINTLAIFAAWKVTNKPRLFYGLMLAMYSAQLGVFLAQDLLLFFLMWEIELVPVYLLISIWGGQKRQYAATKFILYTAAASIFILIAGFAIAFSGDSVTFDMATLGMKQYPKAIEMLAYAGFLIAFGVKLPIFPLHTWLPDAHGEASAPGSMILAGVLLKMGGYALIRINMEMLPNAHVYFAPVLAILGVVNIVYGACCAFAQTNLKRRLAYSSIAHMGFVLIGIASYTEIGMSGAVLQMLSHGLIAASLFFLSGVTYERTHTLMMDKMGGMAKVMPRTFAVFTAGAMASLALPGMSGFVGELMVFLGIASSDVYSSSFKVVVVLLSAVGVILTPIYLLSMLRQVFYGKQNEELHLDATLPDIKPRELFITACLLLPIIGIGFYPKLATQTYDVKAVEVATHARQVLPVFAEQQPSSLYSRIFTSPTLADSQIESLVNIAE
- the pgmB gene encoding beta-phosphoglucomutase, whose translation is MLNVSADNYQQKQLIDASFWHIIETEFEPKALHHKETVFTLGNGYLGTRGSFEEGYPEDCPATLIHGVYDDTSIAYTELVNCPSWLPLVVKVAGDRFSMDSGEILKYERRLDMRLGIVSRDVRWRSPNGHTLDFHFERFASLADQHVLAIRCQITSIDFAGDIEVEFQFNAEQDTQGVKHWQTLNQGSADNTIWLHSQTLHSEIQLGMAAKLVVKEDKENSSPTFVETRLIASLLPTSPSTCLQLQPKQTVTVEKIVTVFTSRETEKPMEAALQRLADEPCYSTLLAAHITAWDQVWQDNDIIIEGDSEAQLSIRYNLFQLLAVAPRHDDKVSIPPKTLSGFAYRGHIFWDTEIFILPLLTLTQPALARNLLTYRYHSLPGARRKAQEAGYKGAMYAWESATTGDEVTPRWVPDPNGNLVRIWCGDIEVHITADVAYAVWQYWQITGDDEWMRDYGAEIILDTAVFWESRVEWNQQRQCYDIRDVIGPDENHDRVDNNAFTNLMVQWHLQSALEMWDWLKQAYPDTWAHLGQQLDLVSERLQRWADIREHIFVNQDAQTGLIEQFEGFFGLEHVNLEDYEPRTKSMQGLLGIEATSEKQILKQPDVLMLLYLLRDRYDYKTLASNWDYYNPRTDHTYGSSLGPAINAILACDLNQTTEAYTHFQRAALVDLEDVRRNAGEGVHAASAGGVWQAVIFGFGGIRMTQFGPVACPNLPPNWTRLKFRLQWRNEWYDFDLKADEVAFQEDRENSSPLFPTADSPFQIQGVIFDLDGVLTDTSEFHYLGWKRLADEEGIPFDREANEAMRGLPRRESLLHILGDRPTTEEQIQEMMERKNRYYLEFMHTIKPDNLLPGVANLLQELRDAGVKVALGSSSKNAQTVIDRLGIADKLDVVADGYSVSQPKPAPDVFLFAAEKLGLSPSECVVVEDASAGVEGALVAGMRAVGLGPVERVGKAHVVLPSLENVCWQDLQQQIVTSDNQAVLVGGMAR
- a CDS encoding two-partner secretion domain-containing protein — translated: MSGLRSTHWGWFLGIAITSISSANCAIAQITPDSSLPNNSRVTTQNNISNIDRGTQRGSNLFHSFLQFSLPNSADVANFLTIPAINNVIVRVTGVGAPFISNINGTIQTSNPANFFLLNPNGIIFGRGATLNVGGAFLGTTASRLNFQDGTQFSTTDPTALLTITAPIGLGLTQGAGNISVQSSFLSAGDTNNFSDFALVGGNVSLDDTILRTPGNRVELGGLAAAGTVGLNVVGNNLSLSFPDAAARADVSLNNGTEVNVLAGGGGSIAVNARNLDILGDSNLLAGIDQGLGTVDSVAGDITLNATGEIKVVGENSNIFNVALPQALGKGGNLIINTQQLLVQDGAQINTDTFGAGNAGNLTVTADSVQLIGTSADGQFPSGLFTSAAPSSTGNSGDLRINTQQLLVRDGAQVSAGTFGAGNGGNLTVTADSVQLIGTSADGQFPSGLFTSAAPGLIGNAGNLRINTQQLLVRDGAQVSAGTSGAGNGGNLTVTADSVQLIGTSADGQFTSALSAQAEAGSTGNAGNLTINTQQLLVQDRAQVSASTFGAGNGGNLTLTANNVQLIGSSGLFTQANPGLTGNAGDLTLNTQQLLVRDGARVNAGTFGAGKGGNLTLTAQGVQLIGSGSGLSAQANPGSTGNAGDLTLNTQQLLVKDEATISVRSLGTGTAGNLTVNARSVRLDNNALVTADTRSNSIDPNREQATITLRSRDLILTRGSNITTNATGSNVIGGNINVNTDVLAAVESSNIRANSANYRGGRVIITTQGFILSPDSTITATGANPELNGTVQINTPDIDSTEGLIKLPASVVSTPGLVSSSCAAFADEGGSKFTVTGRGGFPPSPDDFLSPDVVWSDTRLLATTAQQPKPKTPAAKPSSKPKAIAIVPATGWVTNDKGEITLISSVSNPTNFVSAPVTCPNR